From the genome of Biomphalaria glabrata chromosome 17, xgBioGlab47.1, whole genome shotgun sequence, one region includes:
- the LOC106052954 gene encoding uncharacterized protein LOC106052954 has protein sequence MTFSVQFFLLLLTLTACANCQKRDLTEDKLKQFAGENLSAEVAQTLKLSERRNPLKGLAEINNDVHLGQLDNGVIANKLPPKSDQSLPSSSRLAAYNSLRKKVQAEVDDEDDARPSDRLLFAYNTLRRKTGQSPPSAERLSAYNAIQKKLKSSKLDTLVSAYNTVPRKDTEAAADSKLIAYNTAPKKLSASQLRAYNTIRRKVLEDNSVEINSSGDSEEK, from the exons ATGACATTCAGCGTTCAGTTCTTCCTATTGCTCCTGACACTGACAGCATGTGCCAACTGCCAAAAACGAGATTTAACCGAAGACAAGCTAAAACAGTTCGCCGGAGAGA ATCTGTCTGCTGAGGTGGCACAGACATTAAAGCTATCCGAACGAAGAAATCCACTCAAAGGTCTAGCAGAGATAAACAATGATGTCCATCTTGGCCAGCTCGACAACGGAGTTATTGCCAACAAGTTACCGCCAAAATCGGACCAGTCTCTGCCCTCCTCCAGCCGGCTGGCAGCCTACAACAGCCTCCGGAAGAAAGTTCAAGCTGAAGTCGACGATGAAGACGATGCAAGGCCATCAGACAGACTGCTGTTTGCGTATAACACGCTTCGCAGGAAGACCGGTCAGAGTCCTCCCAGCGCTGAACGCCTGTCCGCATACAACGCAATTCAAAAGAAACTTAAATCTTCTAAATTGGACACATTAGTTTCTGCTTACAACACTGTGCCAAGGAAGGACACCGAAGCAGCCGCCGACAGCAAACTCATTGCGTACAATACCGCGCCAAAGAAGCTCAGTGCAAGCCAACTAAGGGCATATAACACCATCAGAAGAAAAGTGCTCGAGGACAACTCTGTGGAAATAAATTCATCAGGCGATAGTGAAGAAAAATGA